CACCCGAACCTTCGCAGGTTTCGCAACGGCCACCTTTGACATTGAAACTGAAACGTCCGGCTTTGTAGCCGCGTATCATACTTTCGGGCGTCATGGTGAACAGGTTCCGGATTTCAGAAAATACGTCCGTGTATGTGGCCGGATTCGAACGGGGCGTCCGCCCAATCGGGCTTTGGTCGATGTCGATGACTTTGTCAATATGTTCGAGTCCCTCGATTTTCTTATACGGCTGCGGCTTTTTCACCCCATTGAAGAAATGCTCGTTCAGGATGGGGTAAAGCGTTTCGTTGATCAACGTCGACTTTCCGCTGCCCGACACACCAGTTACGCAAATGAGGGTTCCGAGTGGTAGCTCAATGCTCACATTTTTGAGGTTGTTCCCTGTCGCACCTGAAAGTTTGAGCTTTTTGCCATTTCCTTTCCGGCGTTCTTTCGGGATTTCGATTTTCATCGTGCCGTTCAGGTAGCGCGCGGTCATGGTATCACCCGACAACAGTTCCTTGGGTGTGCCGGCACTGATGATCTCGCCTCCGTATTTCCCGGCCTTGGGTCCGATGTCGACCACGTAATCCGCGCGCTCGATCATGTCTTTGTCGTGTTCGACCACTAATATGGAGTTTCCGATGTCGCGTAACGATTCGAGTGAGGCGATGAGTTTTTCGTTATCACGTTGGTGGAGTCCGATACTCGGTTCGTCCAAGATATAAAGGACTCCCACGAGTTGCGACCCGATCTGTGTGGCCAGTCGGATGCGTTGGGCCTCGCCACCTGATAGCGTCCGGGAACCCCGTTCGAGTGCGAGGTAGTCGAGTCCGACATTCATCAGGAAGTCGAGTCGGTCGCGGATTTCCTTCACGATTTCCGTCCCGATGATTTTCTGTTTCTCTGTAAGGTGTGCGGGAAGATCGTGGAACCATGCCGTCAGGTCGGAGATGTCAAACGCCGACAGCTCCGCGATGTTTTGTCCGTTTACCCGAAAGTACAGCGCCTCTTTTCGAAGACGGCTTCCGTTGCAGACGGGGCACTTGATTTCGTCCATAAATTCCTTGGCCCATCGCCGTATCGTCGACGATCCGCTTTCATCGTATTGGTTCCGGATGAATTCTGCAATCCCTTCAAATTCGATTTTATATTCCTTGGTAACGCCTAACGTCTTCGATTCGATGGCGAATTTATCGCGTCCGCCGTTGAGGATGATATCGATGGCTTCTTCCGAAATCTTTTCAATGGGATCCGTAATCTTGAATCCGAAACGCTCGCCGATGATCTCCAATTGTTTGAATATCCAGGAGGGTTTGTATTCTCCTAACGGCGCAAAACCACCCTGTTTGATTGACAGTTTCGGGTTGGGGATGATCTTATCCAGATTGATTTGGTTCACCGTCCCGAGTCCGCTGCAATGTTCGCAGGCACCCTTCGGTGAGTTGAAGGAAAAGAGGTTCGGTTCCGGGTTCGGGTAGGAGATACCGGTAGACGGGCACATGAGGTTCCGGCTGAAAAACCGAAGCGTATTGTCGTCCTGGTCGAGCACCATCATCACATTGTCGCCATGGTTCATCGCGATGCCAATGCTGTCTGACAGGCGTTTGTCGACTTCGGCGCTGTCGTCGACGGCAATCCGGTCGATGACGATTTCGATGTCGTGGGTTTTGTACCGGTCGAGTTTCATCCCGGTGGTAATTTCCTTCAGTTCGCCGTCGATACGTACGCGCACGAAACCCTGTTTGGCGATCTGTATGAAGAGCTCACCGTAATGCCCTTTCCGTGCCCGCACGACTGGGGCCAGGATGTTGATGCGGCGGCCTGCAAACTGCGACAGGATGAGTTGTTTGATCTGTTCGTCACTATAACTCACCATTTTCTCGCCCGTGTTGTAACTGTAGGCGTCGCCCGCCCGGGCAAAGAGCAATCGTAGGAAGTCGTAGATTTCGGTAATAGTGCCCACGGTCGAACGCGGACTCCGGCTCGTCGTTTTCTGTTCAATAGCAATAACGGGTGAGAGTCCGTCAATCTTATCCACATCCGGACGTTCGAGTCCACCGAGGAACTGCCGGGCATAGGCCGAAAACGTCTCCACATAGCGGCGCTGTCCCTCCGCATAAATGGTATCGAAGGCCAGTGACGACTTGCCCGATCCCGAAAGGCCCGTAATCACGACCAACTGGTCGCGCGGAATGGAAACGTCTATATTTTTGAGATTGTGGGCGCGGGCGCCTAGCACCTCTATGCAGTTATCGGTATCAGGTTTCATAGCGAGGAAAAACGAAGTGCAAAGGTACGGGTTTCACGGGTGAAAGTAAAGCCAGACGAAAGAAGGCTTTCAGGTGCTAAAGACTAAAAAAATGCTAAATTTTGATGCTGCTTAAACCCCAATGGTAGATTTGTATCTTAGAAGCAGAAATTAGAAAAACAATCATTATGAAAAACGTCAGAACTGTTCTCGCTGCCTTCGCCGTTTTGTTTGCCGTTGCCGGCACGCAGGCGCAGGAACTTAAGAAAGCAACTCCTAACCGTGCTGCTATGAAAGCGGCCAAAGAAAGTGTGGATGCGGAGCTGAAACTCACGCCTGAGCAAAAAACCAAAATGGATGCGATCCGTAAGAAGTATGTGGAAAAAGCACGTGACCTGAAAAGCAGTGAGCGTGAGGAGCGCCGCAAGCAGATGATGGCGCTGCACGATGAACGTGATGCTGAAGTAAAAGCCATCCTTACGGAAGAACAATACAAAAAGTTCATCGAGTTCCGCAAGAAACGCAAGGAAGAGATAAAGGAAAAGATGGAGGAGAAGCGAAAAGAAAAGGTTAATTAAGAAGGAGCCGCTCGATTGAGCGGCTTTTTTTATGCAAGTTCGGCGACATATCGGCTAAATGAATCGAGTATGGCCTGCCAGCCCATTTTCTGCATCTCGCGTGGGTTTACGTTTTCGGGTTCGAACTCTTCGACGATTTCCGTTTCGTCCGCTACTTCCGAAAAACGCACCGACACCCGTCGGCCATCATCGATGGTATACGCGAGATAGGTAGGCGCTTCTACGTCGGTGTAGGTTCCGCAAAAGGCAAACGACACACTGCCGTCGCGGGCCGCCATAAGAAAGCGAAAGCGTCCTCCGACAACAGGATCGTTATCGGCTTCGGGGGTATGCCAATCCGGTGAGGCATTATTCCAATTGATAATGTCGGCAGGGCTGGTCCATCGTTTCCATACTTCCGTCAGTGAAGCAGGAGCGATGGTTGAAATACGAATAGGAGCGTTGTCCATGGTAAAGAAAATAGGTTGGCGGAAATGTACAAAAAACATCCGATTCGAAAATCCTGTAACAACGTCGTAGAACCGTGTAAGGAGAAAATCCGTACATAATAGCAAATTTGTAAAAGAACGGAAGCAAAACCCTGACGGACGTGAATCATGTATGAAAGTGCCAACATCCGTATACTGCTTGCCGACGACGATGGTGACGACCGCTATTTCTTTCGAACTGCATTGGAGGAAATGGACTTGACATCAGACTTTTCGACGGTGAAAGACGGACTCGATCTCATGGGGTATCTCCACAAGGCCGACGCACTTCCGGATATTTTGTTCCTTGACCTGCATATGCCGAAGAAGTCGGGTTGGGAGTGCCTGCGCGACATTCGAAGCAGTCGGAAATTCGACACTGTCTGTATCGCCATCTATTCGAATCTTGGTTCGGAGGAACAGGTTGAGGAGATACTTGACGAAGGCGCCAACATCTACTTCAATAAACCGGATGGGATGGAGGGCATCAAGGAAATGATACGGCAGGTTATTCGGGTGTATCGCTATTACCCGAACCTGGGCGCCGATGAAGAAGCTTTCTTCTTCAGTTGATTTTGGAATCATGTTTTGTTTTGTTTTAATACGCCGAAGCCCGGACACTTGTCCGGGCTTCGGTATTTTAGTCAGGACCAAAAAAAAGCGGAAGTATCTCCGCTTTTTTCTCCTGGTTAACGAGCTACATCGTCTGGCCCGGTGCGTTGGTCAGGCTTTGTAGCCGCCGGATCCGCATCGTGGCGCTCGTCGGTGGTAAGTGAATCATCGTCGTCGTGACCGATAAGGGCATCGAGCGGTCCGGTGGGATCCGTCTTTTCGTCGGAGGCCGTACTTTCATTTTCCGCATCGAAGTCGCTGTTTTTGCCATATGGGTCCGAAGCCCCGAAATCGTGCCGGTTCTGGTTTTCCGTGTAGTCTTCACGGTTTTTGTCTGTGTGCATACGCGTGGTGTTTAGAACTGGCCCAACAGCCAGTAGATGATGACGAATACAATGATGGTGCCGAGGCATCCACCGCCGAGTTTTGAGGCGCCGTAGCCGGCGATGAGAGATTTGAAGAAGCCGTTCATGTGAAGGAGTGTTGAGTTAGAAGTTTTGCGTTTTGGGTTTTGAAACTTGACGTAAGTACATTCGTTATCAAATTTCTGGTTTGGAGGAATGTGTTGTGTTACACATTTATAAGCCTATACTTATAAAATAACCAACGGTATTTCGGAAGTGTTTAGGGAATACTAAAATTTCACGAATTGCGAAGTGTTTTTGGGGATTAAGTGGTACATTAGAAGAAAGCCCAAGTACCCATTTTTCCATGAGAATTTCCATCGTACGTAAAAACGTAAAGGTCAGTCCTGATTCACGGCGCGTCATCGCGCGCTTTTTCTTTAACGGCGAAGAACGGGCGGTGGCCCTGATCCAAAAAGTACTGGCGCTTCCGAAAGAGGAAGTGTTTCGGATTGTATCGCCCTTGCTGCAGGATTTTTCCCGTCGCCACCGTAACATTACCCATAAACTGTACCGTCATTGTGAGCGGGTGAAGCCGTATATCGAAATGGCCGGCGCGAAGCCCGACGCCCTTGATGAATTCACCCGTCTTTTGATCGGATCGTATTTCACACATGAATATTCGATTGAATCGGCGGCGTTTTTCAATCCATCCATCGTAGAAGATCCCGACCAGTATAACCTGGAGGAAGGCCAACTGCGCGTCATCATCAGTTTCCGCGCGGTGGGAGAGGGGCACGTATCTTCTGTGGTGTTCCGACGTGCGGTGATCGACCGGCATAACGATATACAGGTACAACCGGCCGGACTCTATATCGACGAAGCCGAACGGGTGCGCAATGCGGTCTACCAAAAGAAATTGTTTCTGAAGATTGGCGCGGATGAGGGCATCAACAACGAGTTCCTGGATGCGGTCGATAAAAACCTGGGGGAAACGTTTGATTACGACGCATTGAAAAAGATTGTCCTGGCGGAGAAAGCGGAAACGAATGACCCGCAGATACTCGCCCAATACAACCTTATACTCGCATTGTCGGATAGTTACCGCAAAATCACCTTCTCGCGCGACACCGACATCAGCGACCGCGTCATCTTTCCAATCTCCGATTTGGAAAGCAAAGGGATCGAAGACGCGCGGTTTGTCAAGTTTACCCGTGAAAACGGCGCCACGGTCTATTACGCCACGTACACAGCCTATGACGGCTACCACATCATGCCGAAGCTGCTGAAAACCTATGATTTCTATTCGTTTAAGACGAGTCCGCTCAACGGCGCCGGCGCCAAAAACAAAAACCTGGCGCTTTTTCCGCGTAAGATCCGTGGCAAATACTGCATGCTGTCGCGCATCGACGGCTGGAACAACTACATCATGTATTCCGACAACATCAACGTGTGGGAAGACCCCATCCGGATCCAAACCCCTGAGCATCCGTGGGAGTTCGTGCAGATGGGGAATTGCGGCTCGCCCATCGAAACGCCGGATGGATGGTTGGTCGTGACCCACGCTGTCGGCCCGATGCGCCGCTACACCATCGGTGCGGCCTTACTCGACCTGGAAAACCCCGAAATCGAGATCGGCCGACTCAACGACCCCTTGATCACTCCCAACCCTGACGAGCGCGAAGGCTATGTGCCGAACGTCGTTTATTCCTGCGGTTCGATCATCCATAATGGCGAACTGATCATTCCGTACGGCTTATCCGACCACAGTTCGTCGTTCGCGACGGTGAATTTGGAGGCGTTGATGGCGCGGTTGAAGGGGAATTAGCGAATGGGGGAATTAGCGAATTAGCGAATGGGATGTGTTCTTACGGGACGTGCAGGGGTCTGTTTGTAGTTTAAGGGTTTACTGATGAAGCAATTAGCGAATGGGATGCTTTCTCACGGGACGCGTAGGGGGCGGTTTGGAGTTTAAGTATTTACTAATGAAGGAATTAGCGAACGACGGAATTAGCGAATGG
This genomic interval from Flavobacterium sp. HJ-32-4 contains the following:
- the uvrA gene encoding excinuclease ABC subunit UvrA, coding for MKPDTDNCIEVLGARAHNLKNIDVSIPRDQLVVITGLSGSGKSSLAFDTIYAEGQRRYVETFSAYARQFLGGLERPDVDKIDGLSPVIAIEQKTTSRSPRSTVGTITEIYDFLRLLFARAGDAYSYNTGEKMVSYSDEQIKQLILSQFAGRRINILAPVVRARKGHYGELFIQIAKQGFVRVRIDGELKEITTGMKLDRYKTHDIEIVIDRIAVDDSAEVDKRLSDSIGIAMNHGDNVMMVLDQDDNTLRFFSRNLMCPSTGISYPNPEPNLFSFNSPKGACEHCSGLGTVNQINLDKIIPNPKLSIKQGGFAPLGEYKPSWIFKQLEIIGERFGFKITDPIEKISEEAIDIILNGGRDKFAIESKTLGVTKEYKIEFEGIAEFIRNQYDESGSSTIRRWAKEFMDEIKCPVCNGSRLRKEALYFRVNGQNIAELSAFDISDLTAWFHDLPAHLTEKQKIIGTEIVKEIRDRLDFLMNVGLDYLALERGSRTLSGGEAQRIRLATQIGSQLVGVLYILDEPSIGLHQRDNEKLIASLESLRDIGNSILVVEHDKDMIERADYVVDIGPKAGKYGGEIISAGTPKELLSGDTMTARYLNGTMKIEIPKERRKGNGKKLKLSGATGNNLKNVSIELPLGTLICVTGVSGSGKSTLINETLYPILNEHFFNGVKKPQPYKKIEGLEHIDKVIDIDQSPIGRTPRSNPATYTDVFSEIRNLFTMTPESMIRGYKAGRFSFNVKGGRCETCEGSGVRTIEMNFLPDVYVECETCQGRRFNRETLEIRYKGKSISDVLDMTVDEAVPFFENIPKIYRKIKTIQDVGLGYITLGQQSTTLSGGEAQRIKLAGELAKKDTGNTFYILDEPTTGLHFEDIRVLMEVITKLVDKGNTVLIIEHNLDVIKLADHIIDIGPEGGKGGGQVVAVGTPEQVAKNKKSHTARFLTKELS
- a CDS encoding response regulator, producing MYESANIRILLADDDGDDRYFFRTALEEMDLTSDFSTVKDGLDLMGYLHKADALPDILFLDLHMPKKSGWECLRDIRSSRKFDTVCIAIYSNLGSEEQVEEILDEGANIYFNKPDGMEGIKEMIRQVIRVYRYYPNLGADEEAFFFS
- a CDS encoding glycoside hydrolase family 130 protein yields the protein MRISIVRKNVKVSPDSRRVIARFFFNGEERAVALIQKVLALPKEEVFRIVSPLLQDFSRRHRNITHKLYRHCERVKPYIEMAGAKPDALDEFTRLLIGSYFTHEYSIESAAFFNPSIVEDPDQYNLEEGQLRVIISFRAVGEGHVSSVVFRRAVIDRHNDIQVQPAGLYIDEAERVRNAVYQKKLFLKIGADEGINNEFLDAVDKNLGETFDYDALKKIVLAEKAETNDPQILAQYNLILALSDSYRKITFSRDTDISDRVIFPISDLESKGIEDARFVKFTRENGATVYYATYTAYDGYHIMPKLLKTYDFYSFKTSPLNGAGAKNKNLALFPRKIRGKYCMLSRIDGWNNYIMYSDNINVWEDPIRIQTPEHPWEFVQMGNCGSPIETPDGWLVVTHAVGPMRRYTIGAALLDLENPEIEIGRLNDPLITPNPDEREGYVPNVVYSCGSIIHNGELIIPYGLSDHSSSFATVNLEALMARLKGN
- a CDS encoding SRPBCC domain-containing protein gives rise to the protein MDNAPIRISTIAPASLTEVWKRWTSPADIINWNNASPDWHTPEADNDPVVGGRFRFLMAARDGSVSFAFCGTYTDVEAPTYLAYTIDDGRRVSVRFSEVADETEIVEEFEPENVNPREMQKMGWQAILDSFSRYVAELA